A single Callithrix jacchus isolate 240 chromosome 4, calJac240_pri, whole genome shotgun sequence DNA region contains:
- the CCN2 gene encoding CCN family member 2 produces MTAAGVGTVRVAFVLLIALCSRPAVSQNCSGPCRCPAEPAPRCPAGVSLVLDGCGCCRVCAKQLGELCTERDPCDPHKGLFCDFGSPANRKIGVCTAKDGAPCIFGGTVYRSGESFQSSCKYQCTCLDGAVGCMPLCSMDVRLPSPDCPFPKRVKLPGKCCEEWVCDEPKDQTVVGPALAAYRLEDTFGPDPTMIRANCLVQTTEWSACSKTCGMGISTRVTNDNVSCRLEKQSRLCMVRPCEADLEENIKKGKKCIRTPKISKPVKFELSGCTSVKTYRAKFCGVCTDGRCCTPHRTTTLPVEFKCPDGEVMKKNMMFIKTCACHYNCPGDNDIFESLYHRKMYGDMA; encoded by the exons ATGACTGCCGCTGGCGTGGGCACCGTCCGCGTCGCCTTCGTGCTCCTTATCGCCCTCTGCAGCCGG CCGGCCGTCAGCCAGAACTGCAGCGGGCCGTGCCGGTGTCCGGCCGAGCCAGCGCCGCGCTGCCCGGCGGGCGTGAGCCTCGTGCTGGACGGCTGCGGCTGCTGTCGCGTCTGCGCCAAGCAGCTGGGCGAGCTGTGCACTGAGCGCGACCCCTGCGACCCGCACAAGGGCCTCTTCTGCGACTTCGGCTCCCCGGCCAACCGCAAGATCGGCGTGTGCACCG CCAAAGACGGTGCTCCCTGCATCTTCGGTGGCACCGTGTACCGGAGCGGAGAGTCCTTCCAGAGCAGCTGCAAGTACCAGTGTACGTGCCTGGACGGGGCGGTGGGCTGCATGCCCCTGTGCAGCATGGACGTTCGCCTGCCCAGCCCTGACTGCCCCTTCCCGAAGAGGGTCAAGCTGCCAGGGAAATGCTGCGAGGAGTGGGTGTGTGACGAGCCCAAGGACCAAACCGTGGTTGGGCCTGCCCTCGCCG CTTACCGACTGGAAGACACGTTTGGCCCAGACCCAACTATGATTAGAGCCAACTGCCTGGTCCAGACCACAGAGTGGAGCGCCTGTTCCAAGACCTGTGGGATGGGCATCTCCACCCGGGTTACCAATGACAATGTCTCCTGTCGGCTGGAGAAGCAGAGCCGCCTCTGCATGGTCAGGCCTTGCGAAGCCGACCTGGAAGAGAACATTAAG AAGGGCAAAAAGTGCATCCGTACCCCGAAAATCTCCAAGCCTGTCAAGTTTGAGCTTTCTGGCTGCACCAGTGTGAAGACATACCGAGCTAAATTCTGTGGAGTATGCACTGACGGCAGATGCTGCACCCCCCACAGAACCACCACCCTGCCCGTGGAGTTCAAGTGCCCTGATGGCGAGGTCATGAAAAAGAACATGATGTTCATCAAGACCTGTGCCTGCCATTACAACTGTCCCGGAGACAATGACATCTTTGAGTCGCTGTACCACAGGAAGATGTACGGAGACATGGCATGA